In Flavobacterium okayamense, a single window of DNA contains:
- a CDS encoding serpin family protein: MIKYFPLSILLLLIVSCNEIKVEQPIALEDESIFPKVKKITELKNTDFSPTLESTFNPKKNSIYGATIPFVWEEIRNEIGPNLSSFTSNQLNEINESESFKDVLNKNEYKTTLEIEGNLISATAYFRKSLPFEIPLDKFEIPLEFENTKVESFGFFGDHYYSKLNYYNNEDDFSLSLLPSDSEHEIILIMNKDISTNESNFISYYTYFLNQKKNNIEFNEEDKVEIPIIEFNLEKYFNEIIGSQFLSDNELYNIKDFYQRNAFILNEKGAEVESEAVAAVEALEEMEIIEKPEPKMLIFNKPFVVFLKRKDANNPYFGVYIANNELLKIVK; encoded by the coding sequence ATGATTAAATATTTTCCATTAAGCATATTACTTTTGTTAATTGTTAGCTGTAATGAAATTAAAGTTGAACAACCTATAGCACTTGAAGATGAGAGTATTTTTCCAAAAGTAAAAAAAATTACAGAACTTAAAAATACTGATTTTTCACCAACTCTTGAAAGTACATTCAATCCTAAAAAAAATTCAATATATGGAGCTACAATTCCATTTGTTTGGGAAGAAATTAGAAATGAAATTGGTCCCAACTTATCAAGTTTTACCAGTAATCAACTGAATGAGATCAATGAAAGTGAAAGTTTTAAAGATGTATTGAATAAAAACGAATATAAAACTACATTAGAAATTGAAGGTAATCTTATTAGCGCAACAGCATATTTCAGGAAATCATTACCTTTTGAAATTCCTTTAGATAAATTTGAAATACCGCTTGAATTTGAAAATACAAAAGTGGAATCTTTTGGCTTTTTCGGAGACCACTATTATTCCAAGTTAAATTATTACAATAATGAAGACGATTTTTCTTTATCGTTACTACCAAGTGATTCTGAACATGAAATTATACTCATTATGAATAAAGATATTTCAACTAATGAATCAAATTTTATTTCTTATTATACCTATTTTTTAAATCAAAAGAAAAATAACATTGAATTCAATGAAGAAGATAAGGTAGAAATACCAATTATTGAATTTAATCTAGAAAAGTATTTTAATGAAATCATTGGAAGTCAATTTCTTTCAGATAATGAATTGTATAATATAAAAGATTTTTATCAACGAAATGCCTTTATCTTAAATGAAAAAGGTGCTGAAGTTGAAAGTGAAGCTGTCGCAGCAGTTGAAGCATTAGAAGAGATGGAAATAATTGAAAAACCTGAGCCTAAAATGTTGATTTTTAACAAGCCTTTTGTTGTATTT